The following coding sequences lie in one Candidatus Eisenbacteria bacterium genomic window:
- the aroC gene encoding chorismate synthase, with product LLAVALGIEIVAWAAQIADIVAEVDSDRVTRELVDSHPTRCPHPEAAVAMAERISAARAEGDSLGGAVRLVARNVPPGLGEPVFDKLEADLARAMLSIPAAKGFEIGSGFDAARIPGSRHNDPYRMVDGRLRTLTNRSGGIQGGISNGESLLMRVAFKPPATIGKEQETVDAGGRPKMIAAGGRHDPCVLPRAVPIVEAMAALVLADHWLRHLALRGAAERIDGAAT from the coding sequence AGCTGCTTGCGGTCGCTCTCGGGATCGAGATCGTCGCGTGGGCGGCGCAGATCGCCGATATCGTCGCGGAGGTCGACTCCGATCGGGTGACCAGGGAACTGGTCGATTCGCATCCGACCCGTTGCCCCCATCCCGAGGCCGCGGTCGCGATGGCCGAGCGGATCTCCGCTGCGCGGGCGGAAGGCGACTCGCTGGGGGGAGCGGTGCGGCTCGTCGCGCGCAACGTGCCTCCCGGGCTCGGGGAGCCTGTCTTCGACAAGCTCGAGGCGGATCTCGCGCGGGCGATGCTGAGCATCCCAGCGGCCAAGGGATTCGAGATCGGCTCGGGATTCGACGCCGCGCGGATCCCCGGCTCGCGGCACAACGATCCCTATCGCATGGTGGACGGCAGGCTCCGCACGCTGACGAATCGGAGCGGAGGGATCCAGGGAGGGATCAGCAACGGCGAGTCGCTCCTGATGCGGGTCGCCTTCAAGCCGCCCGCGACCATCGGCAAGGAGCAAGAGACCGTGGACGCCGGGGGAAGGCCGAAGATGATCGCCGCCGGAGGGCGCCACGATCCATGCGTCCTTCCGCGAGCCGTGCCGATCGTGGAGGCGATGGCGGCCCTCGTCCTCGCGGATCACTGGTTGCGGCATCTCGCCCTCCGCGGGGCGGCGGAGCGGATCGACGGAGCCGCGACGTGA